The sequence CCGAGGGGCTGGACGAGACGGCCATCAGCTGGGTCAATCAGGTCCGCTCAACGACGCTCCCTCTCTCTTTCCATCCTTCATGAATTACTCCTCTGTCTGCGCTTTTGAAGATGCTTTCTTTTCATTTGATCTCGCTTTGGATCTTTCCGGATGGTGAGATTCGTCGGCCCCGTGTCGGATCTCGGTCATTTGTGGTTCTGGTGGCGGACTTGTTTCCTTTCAAGGGTTTCTTGAAATCCGTCTCTTCTTGGTCCTTTGCGGTTGCATCCCGATGTGTGATTATTTGATGGAGTTCTTGTTTCTTTCCGTTCGATCTTTGATGCGTGCCGCCTCTCCTGGTTTCGATTGCTGCACCAAGTGTAAAGCTGGGTCCTTTCTTGATCTAGCTTTACCTGGTGGATCCGTCCTCTCTTCCTTCTTGTCTTTATTCACGTTCTTGGTGGCCGGTCTTCTTGTCTCTGGTTATTATTGCTCAGTATCTGAAATATAGCTGCTTCTTTCCATGTAACTATGGAACCCTAGCAAATACTTCCTTCTTATGGAGTTCTGATTTCCTACATATGCATGAACGGTAGCAGGGATCAGATGTTGCTCAGAAACCTCGATCTCCTCTGGTAGAGAAATATCCCGTGGAACCGGTCCCTGAACAACGACTGCTCTCCAAATGCAACAACTTTCTGTCGCCGAAAGCATTGCCCCCCGTAAAATTCCACTCGAGCTTGCTAACTCCGCACTCGCACTTGTTGTCTGATTCGGACGAAGATGAGAGTGTAGCTTCTGTTCCAGAGGACTACTACGCCAATTACTCCGACAGCGACTCCGATCTCTTTGGGAAGCCAGGTAAGAGGAGTTGCGAGGAGGAGATATTGTCAGGTGAAAGTTCTTGCTACGAGCCAGTCAGAGAAACAGATGGCAGACAGCGATCTACTTTAGTTCGAGGGCTTTCCAAGGAGAACCTAAGAGTAGATGTAGCAGCAAACAATTCTTGTAGAGGTGATGAGGTGAAGTCCAAGTTCAGCGCTAATAGAAGCTCTGTCTCAGGTGCCATCGCCCAGAATCATGAACAAGATGGCTTTCCCCATTCACGTGTATGACCTACTCCTTTAATTTGAATCTCAATTATAATTTGATCCACAGCCTGTAACACTTGTGCTATAATTTGATCCATTCACGTGTATGACCTACTCCTTTAATTTGAATCTCAATTATAATTTGATCCACAGGTCTGTAACACTTGTGCTAATCTGACAATAGCTCTGTTTTCATTTCAGGTTCATATTTTAAATGAGTTCATGGCTGAGAAATTTCAAGAACTCGGAACACCCAGTGCACCTCCCATTGTGGGGAATGGAAGAGAATCAGGCAGCCTAAATTTAAATGGTAAGGAGCAGGTCATACTCATTACATGAAGGAACTGTTTATGGCATGTGGTGACACCTAACAAATGAAATTTGCCCATTAGGTGAAACCAAGGTTAATTTAGGCACTGAGGTCTCTTCAGATTTTTCAATACTGGCACAGAAAGTTGGAGAAATTCCAGCAGGGTATGGAACATGTTTCTTAACAATTACTTCATTCATGTTggcatatatatttttcaaattaattTTGCCTTATTAAACGGATTGTGTAATACAGAGCCATACCTGTAGAAGGAGATATGCAGATTCCTCTCTGGCAAACAAATATTGCCTCCCATATGCCAAGCTACAATACTAGGTTTGcctaacaagttcatgtttgaggCCCTAGGAAAGACTTCTTAGTTTCCCAAGTACTTTGGTGTAGCctacatataaaataaaaatcataagagTACATTTTGTTGCCCATTTGTGCTAGCAGTGTTCAGAGTGCATGGCAAACATTTATTGCTTATGATGCATGTTTCCGATTGTGCCTCAATGCATGGGCAAGAAACTGCATGGAGGCTCCAGAGTTTCTTCGGGATGAGTGCATGGCTCTGCGCAATGCCTTTGGGTATGAATTAACTAGTTTATGGAAGCTCTACATTTGGTGGTAAAATATGGTTCTCACTTTGTGTAGCTTGGTGTGATAAGTGACATATCTCATCATCGTACAGATTGCAAACCTTCTTGCTGCATCCTAGGGGCCAAACTCAAGGAGAGGGAAGGCATGCTGATAGTAAAGAAGGAACAAATGTCATTAAGGGTCGGAAAATGATTGGACAAGTGGAAATTGAAGGTAAAGCCTTTTGAATATGATTTCACTAGGAACTTGTGATGACAACTTATGACTTGATTCACTTGCATTTCCATGTACAGTCACACCTCAAGGCATTTTCTTGACTAATTTTTGTTTTAGAAATTGGAGAATTGGATCAAACATCAGCTTTCTTGAAACAACAGAAAAGTTATTGAGGTTGATTTTTATATAGACACTAAATGGAATCCATCTTTCTTTCTACTTTAAGAAGATGAAGACATCCTTTAGttctatttgatttttttttttttttttaaatcatacatAGAGTTCTTACAAAAGTAGGTATCAGTCTTGAGAGTAACATCCCTCAATTGTATAATATATATTCTTGCAATATAAAATGtgaattttcctttcttttgtagtGAAACGGATCCGCATCATACCTCAAAGAAGAAAGCTGCAGCCTACCTCTTCGTATCGAACAATATATATGCAAATGGGAGCTGAATATGTCAAACACATGTCAGCAATTTTAAAAAGTCAAATAAATTCATTAAGAGCAACTGCTTCCCCAGTTTCTTCTGAAGGTTATGAAACTGAGCATTTATCCTATTTTTGTCCCAGAATTTGCAAATAGTCATTAAAGATGCTAACTTCTTTTTACTAACTTCAGACACTCTGTCATGTATATTACAATTGAAGAGCTCTAGTGAAGATGCACTCACAGAATCAGGTTCTAGTGTGTGTTTGAAACCTGGAACTGGTGATTCTCATATATTGTAAGTCCAAATTAATAACTACTATATATGTACAGTTTATGTTTACTTGCTATATGCATTAACATGAGATGCCACTAGTTTTATGTTCTGTACAAGTACACGCTCAACAACTGATCTCTTTTCAGCTATCCTGAGAGTCAAGGAGATGCACTTTTGATTGAAGTCCATAATATAAATAGAATTATCCAAGGTCGTGCCACAGTACCAATATCATCACTGGCTGAATGTCATGTATGCATCTGTTCTACCATCTTTCTAATAGGTTCTTCTGATTTAATAATTTTACTATCATCACCAAGCTTACTTTTATAAGATGCATGCAAATGAAGCAGGGAGAGATGACTAGATGGTGCCCTATATACTTAGAAGATCATGTCTGTGTAGGGAAGGTTCAAATCTCAATCAGTGTTTTTCACTCTTCGGACAAGATGACTTCCACCAAGGTggttatttttgttctttttgagCATACAACTGCCAATTTTTTATTACATGAACAGGTCTGGGCATCATAAGAGATCCTGATCTATCAAGATTGTAACTCTTCTAAGTCTTTTGAAGTCAAATACCGAGGCCAAATATCAGGATGATTTTTGGCACATTCTAATATGACCTTGAATTTATTCCACTATCGATAATGGATGACCAGATTACTTGTTTCTTAGATGTTGCAGGGTGGTCCAGTTGTCGAAACAATGATATATGACCTAGTACTTGAGGCAACAATGCGAGCTCAGCATTTTCATTCAAAGAATTTACATATACATGGTCATTGGAAGTGGCTTTTGAATGAATTTGCTGATTATTATGGAGTAACTGATGCATATACAAAGCTGAGGTAGTTGAATGTCTGAGTTAATGAATATAATCACATACATCCTTAAAATACTAATATGTCTATCTTTTGTAAATTTCTTAGGTATCTttcatttatcatgaatgctgcgACACCTACAAAAGAATGCTTAGAGCTTATATATGAGCTCCTTTTACCCATCATGAGAGCTCGAGGTGAAAAAAATTTAACTAGACAAGAGGTATTGTTCTACAATCTACAATATGCATTGTTACCTAAAACACTATCTCTGGTTATGCAATGCATGCTTGTGAaatatttgaaaaagaaaacttttTAAAGAATCAAAAAACAAAAAGTCATGGCTGGTTGTCCGCCTGTAAGTTTTTTGTAGGTGTCACTCTATATGTTAATTTAGACCTACATTTACCATTTGTTTGGGACGTTGACATACTATGACCAAGCTTCAAATATACCATCCAGAAAGAGGTTTGCAACATGATTTGATCTATCGTTATGTAAATTGAACAAATCATCATTATGACTGCTTACAGTGTGACCTAGTTTTT comes from Musa acuminata AAA Group cultivar baxijiao chromosome BXJ3-3, Cavendish_Baxijiao_AAA, whole genome shotgun sequence and encodes:
- the LOC103978189 gene encoding uncharacterized protein LOC103978189 isoform X3; this translates as MFTEGLDETAISWVNQQGSDVAQKPRSPLVEKYPVEPVPEQRLLSKCNNFLSPKALPPVKFHSSLLTPHSHLLSDSDEDESVASVPEDYYANYSDSDSDLFGKPGKRSCEEEILSGESSCYEPVRETDGRQRSTLVRGLSKENLRVDVAANNSCRGDEVKSKFSANRSSVSGAIAQNHEQDGFPHSRVHILNEFMAEKFQELGTPSAPPIVGNGRESGSLNLNGETKVNLGTEVSSDFSILAQKVGEIPAGAIPVEGDMQIPLWQTNIASHMPSYNTSVQSAWQTFIAYDACFRLCLNAWARNCMEAPEFLRDECMALRNAFGLQTFLLHPRGQTQGEGRHADSKEGTNVIKGRKMIGQVEIEVKRIRIIPQRRKLQPTSSYRTIYMQMGAEYVKHMSAILKSQINSLRATASPVSSEDTLSCILQLKSSSEDALTESGSSVCLKPGTGDSHIFYPESQGDALLIEVHNINRIIQGRATVPISSLAECHGEMTRWCPIYLEDHVCVGKVQISISVFHSSDKMTSTKMLQGGPVVETMIYDLVLEATMRAQHFHSKNLHIHGHWKWLLNEFADYYGVTDAYTKLRYLSFIMNAATPTKECLELIYELLLPIMRARGEKNLTRQERSILLDCEDQINNLLATTFENYKSLDELSPTGLTDIFGPIPESAAPALVPAVQIFTLLHDILSQEAQNILRNHLQIAAAKRCRRHMVETDEFMSSNCDGLYADPMTFSTAYLKMKMLCINISNEIQADIKIHNQHIFPSSIDLPNIAASLYSTELCERLRGFLAACPPSKPSQHVAELLIATADFERDLESWNIRPVHGGVVSKDLFHDYIMVWIQDTRLQLLDLCKTEKSLQVPWLDVSTNCATSPFVENIYEQIRKSINEYEVVISRWPQYLLALENALADIERAVFKALEKQYREILVPLRDGIPKILEKQVQKLTRRQPTSPYVVPSQLGIFLNTVKRILEVLHPGVEDFLKCWAACLTIEDGNTIFGEQMNGITVTLRKKYKKYMQAIVEKLVSNAQANRTTRLKRILEETKEAEGEPEIRDRMQTLCLQLSDSIHNLHHVLASRIFVAICRGFWDRMGQIVLSFLESRKENRIWYRGSDYALGILDDLFASEMQKLLGNSLRDKDLDPPRAVIEARSILC
- the LOC103978189 gene encoding uncharacterized protein LOC103978189 isoform X7 encodes the protein MFTEGLDETAISWVNQGSDVAQKPRSPLVEKYPVEPVPEQRLLSKCNNFLSPKALPPVKFHSSLLTPHSHLLSDSDEDESVASVPEDYYANYSDSDSDLFGKPGKRSCEEEILSGESSCYEPVRETDGRQRSTLVRGLSKENLRVDVAANNSCRGDEVKSKFSANRSSVSGAIAQNHEQDGFPHSRVHILNEFMAEKFQELGTPSAPPIVGNGRESGSLNLNGETKVNLGTEVSSDFSILAQKVGEIPAGAIPVEGDMQIPLWQTNIASHMPSYNTSVQSAWQTFIAYDACFRLCLNAWARNCMEAPEFLRDECMALRNAFGLQTFLLHPRGQTQGEGRHADSKEGTNVIKGRKMIGQVEIEVKRIRIIPQRRKLQPTSSYRTIYMQMGAEYVKHMSAILKSQINSLRATASPVSSEDTLSCILQLKSSSEDALTESGSSVCLKPGTGDSHIFYPESQGDALLIEVHNINRIIQGRATVPISSLAECHQGEMTRWCPIYLEDHVCVGKVQISISVFHSSDKMTSTKGGPVVETMIYDLVLEATMRAQHFHSKNLHIHGHWKWLLNEFADYYGVTDAYTKLRYLSFIMNAATPTKECLELIYELLLPIMRARGEKNLTRQERSILLDCEDQINNLLATTFENYKSLDELSPTGLTDIFGPIPESAAPALVPAVQIFTLLHDILSQEAQNILRNHLQIAAAKRCRRHMVETDEFMSSNCDGLYADPMTFSTAYLKMKMLCINISNEIQADIKIHNQHIFPSSIDLPNIAASLYSTELCERLRGFLAACPPSKPSQHVAELLIATADFERDLESWNIRPVHGGVVSKDLFHDYIMVWIQDTRLQLLDLCKTEKVPWLDVSTNCATSPFVENIYEQIRKSINEYEVVISRWPQYLLALENALADIERAVFKALEKQYREILVPLRDGIPKILEKQVQKLTRRQPTSPYVVPSQLGIFLNTVKRILEVLHPGVEDFLKCWAACLTIEDGNTIFGEQMNGITVTLRKKYKKYMQAIVEKLVSNAQANRTTRLKRILEETKEAEGEPEIRDRMQTLCLQLSDSIHNLHHVLASRIFVAICRGFWDRMGQIVLSFLESRKENRIWYRGSDYALGILDDLFASEMQKLLGNSLRDKDLDPPRAVIEARSILC
- the LOC103978189 gene encoding uncharacterized protein LOC103978189 isoform X5, producing MFTEGLDETAISWVNQQGSDVAQKPRSPLVEKYPVEPVPEQRLLSKCNNFLSPKALPPVKFHSSLLTPHSHLLSDSDEDESVASVPEDYYANYSDSDSDLFGKPGKRSCEEEILSGESSCYEPVRETDGRQRSTLVRGLSKENLRVDVAANNSCRGDEVKSKFSANRSSVSGAIAQNHEQDGFPHSRVHILNEFMAEKFQELGTPSAPPIVGNGRESGSLNLNGETKVNLGTEVSSDFSILAQKVGEIPAGAIPVEGDMQIPLWQTNIASHMPSYNTSVQSAWQTFIAYDACFRLCLNAWARNCMEAPEFLRDECMALRNAFGLQTFLLHPRGQTQGEGRHADSKEGTNVIKGRKMIGQVEIEVKRIRIIPQRRKLQPTSSYRTIYMQMGAEYVKHMSAILKSQINSLRATASPVSSEDTLSCILQLKSSSEDALTESGSSVCLKPGTGDSHIFYPESQGDALLIEVHNINRIIQGRATVPISSLAECHQGEMTRWCPIYLEDHVCVGKVQISISVFHSSDKMTSTKMLQGGPVVETMIYDLVLEATMRAQHFHSKNLHIHGHWKWLLNEFADYYGVTDAYTKLRYLSFIMNAATPTKECLELIYELLLPIMRARGEKNLTRQERSILLDCEDQINNLLATTFENYKSLDELSPTGLTDIFGPIPESAAPALVPAVQIFTLLHDILSQEAQNILRNHLQIAAAKRCRRHMVETDEFMSSNCDGLYADPMTFSTAYLKMKMLCINISNEIQADIKIHNQHIFPSSIDLPNIAASLYSTELCERLRGFLAACPPSKPSQHVAELLIATADFERDLESWNIRPVHGGVVSKDLFHDYIMVWIQDTRLQLLDLCKTEKVPWLDVSTNCATSPFVENIYEQIRKSINEYEVVISRWPQYLLALENALADIERAVFKALEKQYREILVPLRDGIPKILEKQVQKLTRRQPTSPYVVPSQLGIFLNTVKRILEVLHPGVEDFLKCWAACLTIEDGNTIFGEQMNGITVTLRKKYKKYMQAIVEKLVSNAQANRTTRLKRILEETKEAEGEPEIRDRMQTLCLQLSDSIHNLHHVLASRIFVAICRGFWDRMGQIVLSFLESRKENRIWYRGSDYALGILDDLFASEMQKLLGNSLRDKDLDPPRAVIEARSILC
- the LOC103978189 gene encoding uncharacterized protein LOC103978189 isoform X2 — translated: MFTEGLDETAISWVNQGSDVAQKPRSPLVEKYPVEPVPEQRLLSKCNNFLSPKALPPVKFHSSLLTPHSHLLSDSDEDESVASVPEDYYANYSDSDSDLFGKPGKRSCEEEILSGESSCYEPVRETDGRQRSTLVRGLSKENLRVDVAANNSCRGDEVKSKFSANRSSVSGAIAQNHEQDGFPHSRVHILNEFMAEKFQELGTPSAPPIVGNGRESGSLNLNGETKVNLGTEVSSDFSILAQKVGEIPAGAIPVEGDMQIPLWQTNIASHMPSYNTSVQSAWQTFIAYDACFRLCLNAWARNCMEAPEFLRDECMALRNAFGLQTFLLHPRGQTQGEGRHADSKEGTNVIKGRKMIGQVEIEVKRIRIIPQRRKLQPTSSYRTIYMQMGAEYVKHMSAILKSQINSLRATASPVSSEDTLSCILQLKSSSEDALTESGSSVCLKPGTGDSHIFYPESQGDALLIEVHNINRIIQGRATVPISSLAECHQGEMTRWCPIYLEDHVCVGKVQISISVFHSSDKMTSTKMLQGGPVVETMIYDLVLEATMRAQHFHSKNLHIHGHWKWLLNEFADYYGVTDAYTKLRYLSFIMNAATPTKECLELIYELLLPIMRARGEKNLTRQERSILLDCEDQINNLLATTFENYKSLDELSPTGLTDIFGPIPESAAPALVPAVQIFTLLHDILSQEAQNILRNHLQIAAAKRCRRHMVETDEFMSSNCDGLYADPMTFSTAYLKMKMLCINISNEIQADIKIHNQHIFPSSIDLPNIAASLYSTELCERLRGFLAACPPSKPSQHVAELLIATADFERDLESWNIRPVHGGVVSKDLFHDYIMVWIQDTRLQLLDLCKTEKSLQVPWLDVSTNCATSPFVENIYEQIRKSINEYEVVISRWPQYLLALENALADIERAVFKALEKQYREILVPLRDGIPKILEKQVQKLTRRQPTSPYVVPSQLGIFLNTVKRILEVLHPGVEDFLKCWAACLTIEDGNTIFGEQMNGITVTLRKKYKKYMQAIVEKLVSNAQANRTTRLKRILEETKEAEGEPEIRDRMQTLCLQLSDSIHNLHHVLASRIFVAICRGFWDRMGQIVLSFLESRKENRIWYRGSDYALGILDDLFASEMQKLLGNSLRDKDLDPPRAVIEARSILC
- the LOC103978189 gene encoding uncharacterized protein LOC103978189 isoform X6, with amino-acid sequence MFTEGLDETAISWVNQQGSDVAQKPRSPLVEKYPVEPVPEQRLLSKCNNFLSPKALPPVKFHSSLLTPHSHLLSDSDEDESVASVPEDYYANYSDSDSDLFGKPGKRSCEEEILSGESSCYEPVRETDGRQRSTLVRGLSKENLRVDVAANNSCRGDEVKSKFSANRSSVSGAIAQNHEQDGFPHSRVHILNEFMAEKFQELGTPSAPPIVGNGRESGSLNLNGETKVNLGTEVSSDFSILAQKVGEIPAGAIPVEGDMQIPLWQTNIASHMPSYNTSVQSAWQTFIAYDACFRLCLNAWARNCMEAPEFLRDECMALRNAFGLQTFLLHPRGQTQGEGRHADSKEGTNVIKGRKMIGQVEIEVKRIRIIPQRRKLQPTSSYRTIYMQMGAEYVKHMSAILKSQINSLRATASPVSSEDTLSCILQLKSSSEDALTESGSSVCLKPGTGDSHIFYPESQGDALLIEVHNINRIIQGRATVPISSLAECHGEMTRWCPIYLEDHVCVGKVQISISVFHSSDKMTSTKGGPVVETMIYDLVLEATMRAQHFHSKNLHIHGHWKWLLNEFADYYGVTDAYTKLRYLSFIMNAATPTKECLELIYELLLPIMRARGEKNLTRQERSILLDCEDQINNLLATTFENYKSLDELSPTGLTDIFGPIPESAAPALVPAVQIFTLLHDILSQEAQNILRNHLQIAAAKRCRRHMVETDEFMSSNCDGLYADPMTFSTAYLKMKMLCINISNEIQADIKIHNQHIFPSSIDLPNIAASLYSTELCERLRGFLAACPPSKPSQHVAELLIATADFERDLESWNIRPVHGGVVSKDLFHDYIMVWIQDTRLQLLDLCKTEKSLQVPWLDVSTNCATSPFVENIYEQIRKSINEYEVVISRWPQYLLALENALADIERAVFKALEKQYREILVPLRDGIPKILEKQVQKLTRRQPTSPYVVPSQLGIFLNTVKRILEVLHPGVEDFLKCWAACLTIEDGNTIFGEQMNGITVTLRKKYKKYMQAIVEKLVSNAQANRTTRLKRILEETKEAEGEPEIRDRMQTLCLQLSDSIHNLHHVLASRIFVAICRGFWDRMGQIVLSFLESRKENRIWYRGSDYALGILDDLFASEMQKLLGNSLRDKDLDPPRAVIEARSILC
- the LOC103978189 gene encoding uncharacterized protein LOC103978189 isoform X8, whose product is MFTEGLDETAISWVNQQGSDVAQKPRSPLVEKYPVEPVPEQRLLSKCNNFLSPKALPPVKFHSSLLTPHSHLLSDSDEDESVASVPEDYYANYSDSDSDLFGKPGKRSCEEEILSGESSCYEPVRETDGRQRSTLVRGLSKENLRVDVAANNSCRGDEVKSKFSANRSSVSGAIAQNHEQDGFPHSRVHILNEFMAEKFQELGTPSAPPIVGNGRESGSLNLNGETKVNLGTEVSSDFSILAQKVGEIPAGAIPVEGDMQIPLWQTNIASHMPSYNTSVQSAWQTFIAYDACFRLCLNAWARNCMEAPEFLRDECMALRNAFGLQTFLLHPRGQTQGEGRHADSKEGTNVIKGRKMIGQVEIEVKRIRIIPQRRKLQPTSSYRTIYMQMGAEYVKHMSAILKSQINSLRATASPVSSEDTLSCILQLKSSSEDALTESGSSVCLKPGTGDSHIFYPESQGDALLIEVHNINRIIQGRATVPISSLAECHQGEMTRWCPIYLEDHVCVGKVQISISVFHSSDKMTSTKMLQGGPVVETMIYDLVLEATMRAQHFHSKNLHIHGHWKWLLNEFADYYGVTDAYTKLRYLSFIMNAATPTKECLELIYELLLPIMRARGEKNLTRQERSILLDCEDQINNLLATTFENYKSLDELSPTGLTDIFGPIPESAAPALVPAVQIFTLLHDILSQEAQNILRNHLQIAAAKRCRRHMVETDEFMSSNCDGLYADPMTFSTAYLKMKMLCINISNEIQADIKIHNQHIFPSTELCERLRGFLAACPPSKPSQHVAELLIATADFERDLESWNIRPVHGGVVSKDLFHDYIMVWIQDTRLQLLDLCKTEKSLQVPWLDVSTNCATSPFVENIYEQIRKSINEYEVVISRWPQYLLALENALADIERAVFKALEKQYREILVPLRDGIPKILEKQVQKLTRRQPTSPYVVPSQLGIFLNTVKRILEVLHPGVEDFLKCWAACLTIEDGNTIFGEQMNGITVTLRKKYKKYMQAIVEKLVSNAQANRTTRLKRILEETKEAEGEPEIRDRMQTLCLQLSDSIHNLHHVLASRIFVAICRGFWDRMGQIVLSFLESRKENRIWYRGSDYALGILDDLFASEMQKLLGNSLRDKDLDPPRAVIEARSILC
- the LOC103978189 gene encoding uncharacterized protein LOC103978189 isoform X1, encoding MFTEGLDETAISWVNQQGSDVAQKPRSPLVEKYPVEPVPEQRLLSKCNNFLSPKALPPVKFHSSLLTPHSHLLSDSDEDESVASVPEDYYANYSDSDSDLFGKPGKRSCEEEILSGESSCYEPVRETDGRQRSTLVRGLSKENLRVDVAANNSCRGDEVKSKFSANRSSVSGAIAQNHEQDGFPHSRVHILNEFMAEKFQELGTPSAPPIVGNGRESGSLNLNGETKVNLGTEVSSDFSILAQKVGEIPAGAIPVEGDMQIPLWQTNIASHMPSYNTSVQSAWQTFIAYDACFRLCLNAWARNCMEAPEFLRDECMALRNAFGLQTFLLHPRGQTQGEGRHADSKEGTNVIKGRKMIGQVEIEVKRIRIIPQRRKLQPTSSYRTIYMQMGAEYVKHMSAILKSQINSLRATASPVSSEDTLSCILQLKSSSEDALTESGSSVCLKPGTGDSHIFYPESQGDALLIEVHNINRIIQGRATVPISSLAECHQGEMTRWCPIYLEDHVCVGKVQISISVFHSSDKMTSTKMLQGGPVVETMIYDLVLEATMRAQHFHSKNLHIHGHWKWLLNEFADYYGVTDAYTKLRYLSFIMNAATPTKECLELIYELLLPIMRARGEKNLTRQERSILLDCEDQINNLLATTFENYKSLDELSPTGLTDIFGPIPESAAPALVPAVQIFTLLHDILSQEAQNILRNHLQIAAAKRCRRHMVETDEFMSSNCDGLYADPMTFSTAYLKMKMLCINISNEIQADIKIHNQHIFPSSIDLPNIAASLYSTELCERLRGFLAACPPSKPSQHVAELLIATADFERDLESWNIRPVHGGVVSKDLFHDYIMVWIQDTRLQLLDLCKTEKSLQVPWLDVSTNCATSPFVENIYEQIRKSINEYEVVISRWPQYLLALENALADIERAVFKALEKQYREILVPLRDGIPKILEKQVQKLTRRQPTSPYVVPSQLGIFLNTVKRILEVLHPGVEDFLKCWAACLTIEDGNTIFGEQMNGITVTLRKKYKKYMQAIVEKLVSNAQANRTTRLKRILEETKEAEGEPEIRDRMQTLCLQLSDSIHNLHHVLASRIFVAICRGFWDRMGQIVLSFLESRKENRIWYRGSDYALGILDDLFASEMQKLLGNSLRDKDLDPPRAVIEARSILC
- the LOC103978189 gene encoding uncharacterized protein LOC103978189 isoform X4; its protein translation is MFTEGLDETAISWVNQQGSDVAQKPRSPLVEKYPVEPVPEQRLLSKCNNFLSPKALPPVKFHSSLLTPHSHLLSDSDEDESVASVPEDYYANYSDSDSDLFGKPGKRSCEEEILSGESSCYEPVRETDGRQRSTLVRGLSKENLRVDVAANNSCRGDEVKSKFSANRSSVSGAIAQNHEQDGFPHSRVHILNEFMAEKFQELGTPSAPPIVGNGRESGSLNLNGETKVNLGTEVSSDFSILAQKVGEIPAGAIPVEGDMQIPLWQTNIASHMPSYNTSVQSAWQTFIAYDACFRLCLNAWARNCMEAPEFLRDECMALRNAFGLQTFLLHPRGQTQGEGRHADSKEGTNVIKGRKMIGQVEIEVKRIRIIPQRRKLQPTSSYRTIYMQMGAEYVKHMSAILKSQINSLRATASPVSSEDTLSCILQLKSSSEDALTESGSSVCLKPGTGDSHIFYPESQGDALLIEVHNINRIIQGRATVPISSLAECHQGEMTRWCPIYLEDHVCVGKVQISISVFHSSDKMTSTKGGPVVETMIYDLVLEATMRAQHFHSKNLHIHGHWKWLLNEFADYYGVTDAYTKLRYLSFIMNAATPTKECLELIYELLLPIMRARGEKNLTRQERSILLDCEDQINNLLATTFENYKSLDELSPTGLTDIFGPIPESAAPALVPAVQIFTLLHDILSQEAQNILRNHLQIAAAKRCRRHMVETDEFMSSNCDGLYADPMTFSTAYLKMKMLCINISNEIQADIKIHNQHIFPSSIDLPNIAASLYSTELCERLRGFLAACPPSKPSQHVAELLIATADFERDLESWNIRPVHGGVVSKDLFHDYIMVWIQDTRLQLLDLCKTEKSLQVPWLDVSTNCATSPFVENIYEQIRKSINEYEVVISRWPQYLLALENALADIERAVFKALEKQYREILVPLRDGIPKILEKQVQKLTRRQPTSPYVVPSQLGIFLNTVKRILEVLHPGVEDFLKCWAACLTIEDGNTIFGEQMNGITVTLRKKYKKYMQAIVEKLVSNAQANRTTRLKRILEETKEAEGEPEIRDRMQTLCLQLSDSIHNLHHVLASRIFVAICRGFWDRMGQIVLSFLESRKENRIWYRGSDYALGILDDLFASEMQKLLGNSLRDKDLDPPRAVIEARSILC